The genomic DNA TAATCCTCAGTCTTCTTATTTTTAGGATCAACAAAAAGTTTATCAGTTAAGTTACTTTCAATAATCTCTCCATTTAAAAAAAATGATGTATATTTAGAAACTCTTGTAGCTTGTTGCATATTATGAGTTACAATAAGAATTGTATATTCTCTCTTAAGTTTATGAATCAAATCCTCCACTTTAGTGGTTGAAATAGGGTCCAAAGCAGAACAAGGCTCATCCATTAGTATAACTTCTGGATTATTAGCTATTGTTCGAGCAATACATAATCTTTGTTGTTGACCTCCAGATAATCCCATAGCAGAATTATCAAGTTTATCTTCAACTTCATCCCATAATGCAGCAGCTCTTAAACTTTCTTCTACTCTTGCAGAAATAGCATCATCATCACTTATTCCATGAATTTTAAGACCATAAGCAACATTTTCAAATATTGATTTAGGAAATGGGTTGGGTTTTTGAAAAACCATACCTACTTTTTTTCTAAGGTCTACAACATCCATTTTAGGGTCATAAACATCTTTACCATCAAGATATACATTACCAGTATGTGAAAAGCTAGGAATTAAATCATTCATTCTATTAATAGTCCTAATAAATGTAGATTTACCACAACCAGAAGGACCTATAAGTGCAGTAACAGTATTTTTTGGAATACCTGTATTAACATCTTTAAGAATGTGAGCATCTCCAAAATATACATTTAAGTTTTCTACTTCAATTCTATTCATTATTAACCCCTTTGTTAAGTTAATTATATGTATAAATTAATTATAGCATGATTATATGTAAAATATATTTTAAAATAGTCATCTTTATAGCTAATTATCTCCCCATGATTTTCCTTTGATATCTATCCACTAGATAGTTTGTAATTA from Methanobrevibacter arboriphilus JCM 13429 = DSM 1125 includes the following:
- the pstB gene encoding phosphate ABC transporter ATP-binding protein PstB, which encodes MNRIEVENLNVYFGDAHILKDVNTGIPKNTVTALIGPSGCGKSTFIRTINRMNDLIPSFSHTGNVYLDGKDVYDPKMDVVDLRKKVGMVFQKPNPFPKSIFENVAYGLKIHGISDDDAISARVEESLRAAALWDEVEDKLDNSAMGLSGGQQQRLCIARTIANNPEVILMDEPCSALDPISTTKVEDLIHKLKREYTILIVTHNMQQATRVSKYTSFFLNGEIIESNLTDKLFVDPKNKKTEDYITGRFG